One region of Anaeromyxobacter paludicola genomic DNA includes:
- a CDS encoding DUF6665 family protein, giving the protein MASAEGQARVEHELVGERAGTLSRLVERLELALAELQEAGADREERLARAAELLWYVVVQREAVGISRHDVLYEVLRVPREVRLAMGPRRRGG; this is encoded by the coding sequence ATGGCGAGCGCCGAGGGCCAGGCCCGGGTCGAGCACGAGCTGGTCGGCGAGCGGGCCGGCACGCTCTCCCGCCTGGTGGAGCGGCTCGAGCTCGCGCTCGCCGAGCTCCAGGAGGCCGGAGCCGATCGCGAGGAGCGGCTCGCCCGCGCCGCGGAGCTGCTCTGGTACGTGGTGGTGCAGCGCGAGGCGGTGGGCATCTCGCGCCACGACGTGCTCTACGAGGTGCTGCGGGTGCCGCGCGAGGTGCGGCTCGCCATGGGGCCGCGGCGGCGGGGCGGCTGA
- a CDS encoding FKBP-type peptidyl-prolyl cis-trans isomerase: protein MAKPKIEELVKGKGAEAVRGKKVQVHYTGWLTDGTKFDSSVGSDPFEFELGAGEVIEGWDRGVAGMKVGGKRKLTLPPELAYGAAGAPPAIPPGATLVFEVELLAVY from the coding sequence ATGGCGAAGCCGAAGATCGAGGAGCTGGTGAAGGGGAAGGGCGCGGAGGCCGTCCGCGGCAAGAAGGTGCAGGTCCACTACACGGGCTGGCTCACCGACGGCACGAAGTTCGACTCGTCGGTGGGGAGCGATCCCTTCGAGTTCGAGCTCGGCGCCGGCGAGGTCATCGAGGGCTGGGACCGCGGCGTGGCCGGCATGAAGGTGGGCGGCAAGCGCAAGCTCACGCTCCCGCCCGAGCTCGCGTACGGCGCCGCCGGCGCCCCGCCCGCCATCCCGCCCGGCGCCACGCTGGTGTTCGAGGTGGAGCTGCTCGCGGTCTACTGA
- a CDS encoding glycine cleavage system protein H encodes MTHEFLAVYPAKLLEYGTAVAYLAGFVLFWRYVQGGAGAPEVVRRLDWKPAIASWFTLPEGLLLHPGHAWARLAGDGTVTVGLDDFAHKLVGAARVELPAPGTRVAQGDAAVALGDGGRSVDLLSPVDGEVVEVNRAVLEDPARLADPYGEGWLYRVRPARFGANAKQLFGGGAARRLLAQAGEALSARIEPELGQALADGGAPIAGMARELDPERWDEVAREFLRS; translated from the coding sequence ATGACGCACGAATTCCTGGCGGTCTATCCAGCCAAGCTGCTCGAGTACGGCACCGCGGTCGCGTACCTCGCCGGCTTCGTCCTCTTCTGGCGCTACGTGCAGGGCGGCGCCGGCGCGCCGGAGGTGGTCCGCCGCCTCGACTGGAAGCCGGCCATCGCCAGCTGGTTCACGCTGCCGGAGGGGCTGCTGCTCCACCCGGGCCACGCCTGGGCCCGGCTCGCCGGCGACGGGACCGTCACCGTGGGGCTCGACGACTTCGCCCACAAGCTGGTCGGCGCGGCCAGGGTCGAGCTGCCGGCGCCCGGGACGCGCGTCGCGCAGGGGGACGCGGCGGTGGCCCTCGGCGACGGCGGCCGGTCGGTGGACCTGCTCTCGCCGGTGGACGGCGAGGTGGTGGAGGTGAACCGGGCGGTCCTCGAGGATCCGGCGCGGCTCGCCGATCCGTACGGCGAGGGGTGGCTCTACCGCGTGCGGCCGGCCCGCTTCGGCGCCAACGCGAAGCAGCTCTTCGGCGGCGGCGCGGCGCGGCGGCTGCTCGCCCAGGCCGGCGAGGCGCTCTCCGCCCGCATCGAGCCCGAGCTCGGGCAGGCGCTGGCCGACGGCGGCGCGCCCATCGCGGGGATGGCCCGCGAGCTCGACCCGGAGCGCTGGGACGAGGTGGCGCGCGAGTTCCTGAGGAGCTAG
- a CDS encoding sensor histidine kinase, translating into MALSLAALALTLLFAGVFEGTRYFLLLAAVAGSGLLGGRGPGLLATALTAGTTDYLLLGAPGALRIANRNELHTLAIYVAVAIGVAVMSGAAREARLRAERLASEHDALYREEQRARRQRDEVMAVVSHDLRNPIATILLAARNAAAAAPPGEPGEKVRRHAAMIERNAQRADRLINDLLDLSSIESGRFSVRPAPWPAEALVREAAEAVRAAAEKKGLEVSWDAGPEPVELPCDRDRVVQALGNLAMNAVQATGAGFVALRARAEAEVVIFEVRDSGPGIREEDLPHIFDRYWRAKSARYRGTGLGLAIAKGIVDAHGGRMWVESRPGEGSTFSFSLPLPRA; encoded by the coding sequence GTGGCGCTCTCGCTCGCGGCGCTGGCGCTCACGCTCCTCTTCGCGGGCGTGTTCGAGGGCACGCGCTACTTCCTCCTCCTCGCGGCGGTGGCCGGCTCGGGCCTGCTCGGCGGTCGCGGCCCGGGGCTCCTCGCCACCGCCCTCACCGCCGGGACCACCGACTACCTCCTGCTCGGCGCGCCGGGCGCGCTCCGCATCGCCAACCGCAACGAGCTGCACACGCTCGCCATCTACGTCGCGGTGGCGATCGGCGTGGCGGTGATGAGCGGCGCGGCGCGCGAGGCGCGGCTGCGGGCCGAGCGGCTCGCCAGCGAGCACGACGCCCTCTACCGCGAGGAGCAGCGGGCCCGCCGCCAGCGCGACGAGGTGATGGCGGTGGTGTCGCACGACCTGCGCAACCCCATCGCCACCATCCTCCTCGCCGCCCGCAACGCCGCCGCGGCCGCGCCGCCCGGGGAGCCGGGCGAGAAGGTGCGCCGGCACGCCGCGATGATCGAGCGGAACGCCCAGCGCGCCGACCGGCTCATCAACGACCTGCTCGACCTGTCGAGCATCGAGTCGGGGCGCTTCTCGGTCCGCCCGGCGCCCTGGCCCGCCGAGGCGCTGGTGCGCGAGGCGGCCGAGGCGGTGCGCGCGGCGGCCGAGAAGAAGGGGCTCGAGGTCTCCTGGGACGCCGGCCCCGAGCCGGTGGAGCTCCCCTGCGACCGCGACCGGGTCGTGCAGGCGCTCGGGAACCTGGCCATGAACGCGGTGCAGGCGACCGGCGCCGGCTTCGTCGCGCTGCGCGCGCGGGCCGAGGCCGAGGTGGTGATCTTCGAGGTGCGCGACAGCGGCCCGGGGATCCGCGAGGAGGACCTGCCCCACATCTTCGACCGCTACTGGCGGGCCAAGTCGGCCCGCTACCGTGGCACCGGGCTCGGGCTGGCCATCGCCAAGGGGATCGTGGACGCCCACGGCGGCCGCATGTGGGTCGAGAGCCGGCCGGGGGAGGGGAGCACGTTCTCCTTCAGCCTGCCGCTCCCGCGCGCCTGA
- the argB gene encoding acetylglutamate kinase, which produces MKNVVVKVGGEVVSSPEADAIAEDVRALVEGFHRVAVVHGGGPQASALQKTLGLETRMVAGRRYTDPATLEVMKYVVAGKVNVDLCAKLLAHGVVGVGLHGASGHVLQAARRPPQVMTGAGPDPVDLGLVGDVTGFNLPLLGDLQERGYVPVLACLGCDAAGQPLNINGDTVASQLAAALRADALVLVTSTPGVLRDVKDPSSRVPRMTRADFARGVADGSISGGMIPKLEESFEVLARGARSIVIVGKLSPGELLRAVLEPGSVGTVLEA; this is translated from the coding sequence ATGAAGAACGTCGTCGTCAAGGTCGGTGGAGAGGTGGTGTCGAGCCCGGAGGCCGACGCCATCGCCGAGGACGTGCGCGCGCTGGTGGAGGGCTTCCACCGGGTCGCCGTCGTGCACGGGGGCGGGCCGCAGGCCTCCGCCCTCCAGAAGACGCTCGGGCTCGAGACCCGCATGGTGGCGGGGCGCCGCTACACCGATCCGGCCACGCTCGAGGTCATGAAGTACGTGGTCGCCGGCAAGGTGAACGTGGACCTGTGCGCGAAGCTCCTCGCCCACGGCGTGGTCGGGGTGGGGCTGCACGGCGCCTCCGGCCACGTGCTCCAGGCGGCGCGGCGGCCGCCGCAGGTCATGACCGGCGCCGGCCCCGACCCGGTGGACCTCGGGCTCGTGGGCGACGTCACCGGCTTCAACCTGCCCCTCCTCGGCGACCTGCAGGAGCGCGGCTACGTGCCGGTGCTCGCCTGCCTCGGCTGCGACGCCGCCGGGCAGCCGCTCAACATCAACGGCGACACCGTGGCGAGCCAGCTCGCCGCGGCGCTGCGCGCCGACGCCCTCGTGCTCGTGACCTCCACGCCGGGGGTGCTGCGCGACGTGAAGGACCCGTCGAGCCGGGTGCCGCGGATGACGCGGGCCGACTTCGCGCGCGGCGTCGCCGACGGCAGCATCTCCGGCGGCATGATCCCGAAGCTCGAGGAGTCCTTCGAGGTGCTGGCGCGCGGCGCCCGGTCGATCGTCATCGTCGGCAAGCTCTCGCCGGGAGAGCTCCTGCGGGCGGTGCTCGAGCCCGGCAGCGTGGGCACGGTGCTGGAGGCGTGA
- the argC gene encoding N-acetyl-gamma-glutamyl-phosphate reductase produces the protein MAKARPYKAAVIGGTGYGGAEMIRRLLVHPEVALLRVAAVDHVGEPLAAAHPSLEGVPGVYENLPPREAAAGADVVLLGLPHKVSATLMPELVAAGVRVVDMSGDFRLKDAAAYARAYGQAHPHPELLERFVYGLPELNRERLRGARLVASPGCFATSIELALLPLARAGLLEGVVHVQGITGSSGSGIAPSAGTHHPVRAANLKTYKPLEHQHVPEIAEALLQAGARDLALRFVPVSAPLGRGILSTCFVEVPEAWTEERLRRLYQETYAGEPFVRVPARRLPEVAAVSGSNYAEVGLAAGPALGGRRTATLFCALDNLVKGGAGQAIENMNLVLGLDETLSLEDRGPWPP, from the coding sequence ATGGCGAAGGCGAGACCCTACAAGGCGGCGGTGATCGGCGGCACCGGCTACGGTGGCGCGGAGATGATCCGCCGGCTGCTCGTCCACCCCGAGGTGGCGCTCCTGCGGGTGGCGGCGGTCGATCACGTGGGCGAGCCGCTCGCCGCGGCCCACCCCTCGCTCGAGGGCGTGCCGGGCGTCTACGAGAACCTGCCGCCGCGCGAGGCCGCCGCCGGCGCCGACGTGGTGCTGCTCGGCCTGCCGCACAAGGTCTCCGCCACGCTCATGCCCGAGCTCGTCGCCGCCGGGGTCCGGGTGGTGGACATGAGCGGCGACTTCCGGCTCAAGGACGCCGCCGCCTACGCCCGCGCCTACGGCCAGGCCCACCCGCACCCCGAGCTCCTCGAGCGGTTCGTCTACGGCCTCCCCGAGCTCAACCGCGAGCGGCTGCGCGGGGCGCGGCTCGTCGCCAGCCCCGGCTGCTTCGCCACCTCGATCGAGCTCGCGCTCCTGCCGCTCGCGCGGGCCGGCCTCCTCGAGGGCGTGGTCCACGTGCAGGGCATCACCGGCAGCTCCGGCTCCGGCATCGCGCCCTCCGCCGGCACCCACCACCCGGTCCGCGCCGCGAACCTCAAGACCTACAAGCCGCTCGAGCACCAGCACGTGCCCGAGATCGCCGAGGCGCTCCTCCAGGCCGGCGCGCGCGACCTGGCGCTGCGCTTCGTGCCGGTCTCCGCGCCGCTCGGGCGCGGCATCCTCTCCACCTGCTTCGTCGAGGTGCCGGAGGCCTGGACCGAGGAGCGGCTGCGGCGGCTCTACCAGGAGACCTACGCCGGGGAGCCGTTCGTGCGCGTCCCGGCGAGGCGGCTGCCGGAGGTGGCGGCGGTCTCGGGCTCCAACTACGCCGAGGTCGGCCTCGCCGCCGGCCCGGCGCTCGGCGGCCGGCGCACCGCCACCCTGTTCTGCGCCCTCGACAACCTGGTGAAGGGCGGGGCGGGGCAGGCGATCGAGAACATGAACCTCGTGCTGGGCCTCGACGAGACGCTCTCGCTCGAGGACCGAGGACCGTGGCCCCCATGA
- a CDS encoding M20/M25/M40 family metallo-hydrolase gives MSPGPEPRLDLALRWLAGQLPAMTALLERLVLQNSHTGNPAGVAAVVEVVEARLRALGLATERLASARFGPHLAFSGPAPGAPAFLVGHADTVFPPGSFEGFRVEGDLARGPGTFDMKGGLVVGLFALEALREAGLLERVPVRGMFVADEEVGSPESSPLLAARARGAACALGLESGRQGDLLVTRRKGVGAVQVEARGVAAHAGNEHERGRNAVWSLARFVDAAQGLTDYGSGVTVNVGRFEGGTSKNTVPDRALAQVDLRYLTAGDGDALLARLAALAAEVAVPGTSIAVSRGAARPPLERTAASAALAAAYGACQVAAGLGSGEAPLVGGGSDANTTGAAGVPSIDGLGPRGAAFHTADERIELSSLVPKAAALVRFLARSAA, from the coding sequence GTGAGCCCCGGCCCCGAACCCCGCCTCGACCTCGCCCTGCGCTGGCTCGCGGGGCAGCTCCCCGCGATGACCGCGCTCCTCGAGCGGCTGGTCCTCCAGAACTCCCACACCGGCAACCCGGCCGGCGTCGCCGCCGTGGTGGAGGTCGTCGAGGCGCGGCTCCGCGCCCTCGGCCTCGCCACCGAGCGGCTCGCGAGCGCGCGCTTCGGGCCGCACCTCGCCTTCTCCGGTCCGGCCCCGGGCGCGCCGGCGTTCCTCGTCGGCCACGCCGACACCGTCTTCCCGCCGGGCTCGTTCGAGGGCTTCCGGGTCGAGGGCGATCTGGCGCGGGGGCCGGGCACCTTCGACATGAAGGGCGGGCTGGTGGTCGGGCTCTTCGCGCTCGAGGCGCTGCGCGAGGCGGGGCTCCTCGAGCGCGTGCCGGTCCGCGGCATGTTCGTCGCGGACGAGGAGGTGGGCTCGCCCGAGTCGTCGCCGCTCCTCGCCGCGCGGGCGCGGGGCGCCGCCTGCGCGCTCGGCCTCGAGTCGGGCCGCCAGGGCGACCTGCTCGTCACCCGGCGCAAGGGGGTCGGCGCCGTGCAGGTGGAGGCGCGCGGAGTCGCCGCGCACGCCGGCAACGAGCACGAGCGCGGCCGGAACGCCGTCTGGTCCCTCGCGCGCTTCGTCGACGCGGCCCAGGGGCTCACCGACTACGGGAGCGGCGTCACCGTGAACGTCGGCCGCTTCGAGGGCGGGACGAGCAAGAACACCGTGCCCGACCGCGCCCTGGCGCAGGTGGACCTCCGCTACCTCACCGCCGGGGACGGCGACGCCCTCCTGGCGCGGCTCGCCGCGCTCGCCGCCGAGGTGGCGGTCCCCGGCACGTCGATCGCGGTGAGCCGCGGCGCGGCCCGGCCGCCGCTCGAGCGGACCGCGGCCTCGGCGGCGCTCGCGGCCGCGTACGGCGCCTGCCAGGTCGCGGCGGGGCTCGGCAGCGGCGAGGCGCCCCTGGTGGGCGGCGGCTCCGACGCCAACACCACCGGGGCGGCCGGCGTCCCGTCGATCGACGGGCTCGGGCCCCGCGGGGCGGCCTTCCACACCGCCGACGAGCGGATCGAGCTGTCGTCCCTGGTGCCCAAGGCCGCGGCGCTGGTCCGCTTCCTCGCGCGCTCCGCCGCCTGA
- a CDS encoding DUF4382 domain-containing protein — MNPIRRSALLALAAFALSGLAAGCGGSTSGSTGSMSVHLVDAPGDYLHVSLDVQTIEIQSGTSGWIVLGHPNKVIDLLALVNGLSEELANGASLPAGHYDQMRLVLGTDNTVTLSDGSVVALKVPSGSQSGLKFPVSFDVAAGTTKDVFIDFDAHKSIFVHEAGRSGKYLLRPVVRAVDRVVTGSISGLVTDATTHAPLAGAVVTAQQLDTTGTPVVVRTALTQADGSFQLDLLPVNASYYVVTQPVVGGTSYEAKASGPQALTAAAPLPTVNLACAAVSATGSITGAVTPAAGDADADAIVVRQRLDAGTLDVHPFVVRVTLPTEASGVETYTVDALPPATYGLVLERRTVASDGTETTAATASVDAAVLAGAPITLNFTAP, encoded by the coding sequence ATGAACCCGATCCGACGCTCCGCCCTCCTCGCCCTCGCCGCCTTCGCGCTGTCCGGCCTCGCCGCCGGCTGCGGCGGCTCCACCTCCGGCTCGACCGGCAGCATGAGCGTCCACCTCGTGGACGCCCCCGGCGACTACCTCCACGTCTCGCTCGACGTCCAGACCATCGAGATCCAGAGCGGCACGAGCGGCTGGATCGTCCTCGGCCACCCGAACAAGGTCATCGACCTGCTCGCGCTGGTGAACGGCCTCAGCGAGGAGCTCGCCAACGGCGCCAGCCTCCCCGCCGGCCACTACGACCAGATGCGGCTCGTGCTCGGCACGGACAACACGGTCACCCTCTCCGACGGCTCGGTCGTGGCGCTCAAGGTGCCCTCCGGCAGCCAGTCGGGCCTGAAGTTCCCCGTGAGCTTCGACGTCGCCGCCGGCACCACCAAGGACGTCTTCATCGACTTCGACGCCCACAAGTCGATCTTCGTCCACGAGGCCGGCCGCTCCGGCAAGTACCTGCTCCGCCCCGTCGTCCGCGCGGTGGACCGCGTGGTCACCGGCTCCATCAGCGGCCTCGTCACCGACGCGACCACCCACGCCCCGCTCGCCGGCGCCGTGGTGACCGCCCAGCAGCTCGACACGACCGGCACGCCGGTGGTGGTGCGCACCGCGCTCACCCAGGCCGACGGCAGCTTCCAGCTCGACCTGCTCCCGGTGAACGCCTCCTATTACGTCGTGACCCAGCCGGTCGTCGGCGGCACCTCCTACGAGGCGAAGGCGAGCGGCCCGCAGGCCCTCACCGCCGCGGCGCCCCTGCCCACGGTGAACCTGGCCTGCGCGGCGGTCTCCGCCACCGGCTCCATCACCGGCGCGGTCACCCCGGCCGCCGGCGACGCCGACGCCGACGCGATCGTGGTCCGGCAGCGGCTCGACGCCGGCACCCTCGACGTCCATCCCTTCGTGGTCCGCGTCACCCTGCCCACCGAGGCGAGCGGCGTCGAGACCTACACGGTGGACGCGCTGCCGCCCGCGACCTACGGGCTCGTGCTCGAGCGCCGCACGGTGGCGAGCGACGGGACCGAGACCACGGCGGCCACCGCCTCCGTCGACGCCGCGGTCCTGGCCGGCGCGCCGATCACCCTGAACTTCACCGCCCCGTAG
- a CDS encoding ATP-binding protein → MKPRFDDPATREAFRERLAGLAEGSHRKSYYPELQQRLSELERFRALLDHSTEAIFLAEVPGGALLDVNGSACQQLGLPREALLGGALEARLAPAHRERLRALLAREDAGEVRETLAAALTRADGSRFPAELGVTLVRLEGHAVAVIVARDVTERQQMQARLALADRLVSLGTVAAGVAHEVNNPLSYVLGNLEYVESKLEEIRAIAGAAVAGAVRPRLDECLADAQAALGDVRAGADRVQRIVRDLKVFSRAEADECEPVDLRPLLDIAASMTANDIRHRARLEKRYQEIPLVRANDGRLTQLFINLLVNAAQAIPDGAAERNEIRISTWTERGDAMVEVRDTGCGIAPEHLPRIFDPFFTTKPAGLGTGLGLAICHGIVTALGGSLEVESAPGAGTRMRLRLPPSRREAPGGLAAGPGGAAEARRLRVLVIDDDPLCLKAVERMVAQAHEVRPCSRARAGLERLEAGERFDAILCDLMMPDLGGVDFHEKLAARFPDQAARMVVLTGGAFSERGQAFLREGRVPFLEKPFSAAALLDAISAAAARAP, encoded by the coding sequence ATGAAGCCGCGCTTTGACGATCCGGCCACCCGGGAGGCCTTCCGCGAGCGGCTGGCGGGGCTCGCCGAGGGCTCGCACCGGAAGAGCTACTACCCGGAGCTGCAGCAGCGCCTCTCGGAGCTGGAGCGGTTCCGCGCGCTGCTCGACCACAGCACGGAGGCCATCTTCCTCGCCGAGGTGCCGGGCGGGGCCCTGCTCGACGTGAACGGCTCCGCCTGCCAGCAGCTCGGTCTCCCGCGCGAGGCGCTGCTCGGCGGGGCGCTCGAGGCGCGGCTCGCGCCGGCGCACCGGGAGCGGCTGCGCGCGCTGCTCGCCCGCGAGGACGCCGGCGAGGTCCGCGAGACGCTCGCCGCCGCGCTCACGCGGGCGGACGGCAGCCGCTTCCCGGCCGAGCTCGGCGTCACCCTGGTGCGGCTCGAGGGGCACGCGGTGGCGGTGATCGTGGCCCGCGACGTCACCGAGCGGCAGCAGATGCAGGCGCGCCTCGCCCTCGCCGACCGGCTGGTCTCGCTCGGGACCGTGGCGGCGGGGGTGGCGCACGAGGTCAACAACCCGCTCTCCTACGTCCTCGGCAACCTCGAGTACGTGGAGTCGAAGCTCGAGGAGATCCGCGCCATCGCCGGCGCGGCGGTCGCCGGCGCGGTCCGCCCGCGGCTGGACGAGTGCCTCGCCGACGCCCAGGCGGCGCTCGGGGACGTGCGCGCCGGGGCCGACCGCGTGCAGCGGATCGTGCGCGACCTCAAGGTCTTCTCCCGCGCGGAGGCGGACGAGTGCGAGCCGGTGGACCTGCGCCCCCTCCTCGACATCGCCGCCTCGATGACCGCCAACGACATCCGGCACCGGGCGCGGCTCGAGAAGCGGTACCAGGAGATCCCGCTGGTGCGCGCCAACGACGGGCGCCTGACCCAGCTCTTCATCAACCTGCTCGTCAACGCCGCCCAGGCCATCCCGGACGGCGCCGCCGAGCGGAACGAGATCCGGATCTCCACCTGGACCGAGCGCGGCGACGCCATGGTGGAGGTGCGCGACACCGGCTGCGGCATCGCGCCGGAGCACCTGCCGCGGATCTTCGACCCCTTCTTCACCACCAAGCCGGCCGGCCTCGGCACCGGGCTCGGCCTCGCCATCTGCCACGGCATCGTGACGGCGCTCGGCGGCAGCCTCGAGGTCGAGAGCGCCCCCGGCGCCGGCACCCGGATGCGCCTGCGGCTTCCGCCGTCGCGGCGGGAGGCGCCGGGCGGGCTGGCCGCGGGGCCCGGGGGCGCCGCCGAGGCCCGCCGCCTCCGGGTGCTCGTCATCGACGACGATCCGCTCTGCCTCAAGGCGGTGGAGCGGATGGTGGCGCAGGCGCACGAGGTCCGCCCCTGCTCCCGGGCGCGCGCCGGGCTCGAGCGGCTCGAGGCCGGCGAGCGGTTCGACGCCATCCTCTGCGACCTGATGATGCCGGATCTCGGCGGGGTGGACTTCCACGAGAAGCTCGCGGCCCGCTTCCCGGACCAGGCGGCGCGGATGGTGGTCCTGACCGGCGGCGCCTTCTCCGAGCGCGGGCAGGCGTTCCTGCGCGAGGGGCGCGTGCCCTTCCTCGAGAAGCCCTTCTCGGCGGCGGCGCTCCTCGACGCGATCTCCGCCGCCGCCGCCCGGGCGCCCTGA
- a CDS encoding iron-containing alcohol dehydrogenase, with amino-acid sequence MRKFVAPEVMSGPGSHRLAGASLRRLGARRALVVSDPGVRAAGWTSAVCASLDEAEVPHVLFTAVTSNPRAAEVAAGAALYARERCNAIVAVGGGSPIDCAKGIGILAANGGEILDYEGIDRIPAAIPPLVCVPTTAGSGADVSQFAIVSDPAQRTKIAIVGKTLVPDLSLLDPLVLTTQPAALTAATGVDTLCHAVEACVSTAAAPITDLLALDAIRLVVRHLPEALARPADLAARAGTLQACLHAGIAFSNASLGAVHAMAHALGGLKDLPHGDCNAILLPHVVEWNFEAAPERYRAVAEAMGAAAAGLAGAALRRALTGALRGFIDRVGGAPRLREVGVRPEDLPDLARKAVEDPCMATNPRCPSEAEVRAIYEAAL; translated from the coding sequence TTGCGGAAGTTCGTCGCTCCGGAGGTGATGAGCGGCCCCGGCTCGCACCGGCTGGCCGGGGCGAGCCTGCGCCGGCTCGGCGCGCGGCGGGCGCTCGTGGTGAGCGACCCGGGCGTGCGGGCGGCCGGCTGGACCTCCGCGGTCTGCGCGTCGCTCGACGAGGCCGAGGTGCCGCACGTCCTCTTCACCGCGGTCACCTCCAACCCTCGGGCCGCCGAGGTGGCGGCCGGCGCGGCGCTCTACGCGCGGGAGCGCTGCAACGCCATCGTGGCCGTGGGCGGCGGGAGCCCCATCGACTGCGCCAAGGGGATCGGGATCCTGGCCGCGAACGGCGGCGAGATCCTCGACTACGAGGGGATCGACCGGATCCCGGCCGCCATCCCGCCGCTCGTCTGCGTGCCCACCACCGCCGGCAGCGGCGCCGACGTCTCGCAGTTCGCCATCGTCTCCGACCCGGCGCAGCGCACCAAGATCGCCATCGTCGGCAAGACGCTCGTGCCCGACCTGTCGCTGCTCGACCCGCTCGTCCTCACCACCCAGCCGGCCGCGCTCACGGCCGCCACCGGCGTGGACACCCTCTGCCACGCCGTCGAGGCCTGCGTCTCGACCGCGGCGGCGCCCATCACCGACCTCCTGGCGCTCGACGCGATCCGGCTCGTGGTCCGTCACCTGCCCGAGGCGCTGGCGCGCCCGGCCGACCTCGCCGCCCGCGCCGGCACCCTGCAGGCCTGCCTCCACGCCGGGATCGCCTTCTCCAACGCCAGCCTCGGGGCGGTCCACGCCATGGCGCACGCCCTGGGCGGCCTGAAGGACCTGCCGCACGGCGACTGCAACGCGATCCTCCTGCCGCACGTGGTGGAGTGGAACTTCGAGGCCGCCCCGGAGCGGTACCGGGCGGTGGCGGAGGCGATGGGGGCGGCCGCGGCGGGGCTCGCGGGCGCGGCGCTGCGGCGCGCGCTGACCGGCGCGCTCCGCGGGTTCATCGACCGGGTGGGCGGCGCGCCCCGCCTCCGCGAGGTGGGCGTCCGGCCCGAGGACCTCCCCGACCTCGCCCGCAAGGCGGTCGAGGATCCCTGCATGGCCACCAACCCCCGCTGCCCCAGCGAGGCCGAGGTCCGCGCGATCTATGAAGCCGCGCTTTGA